A window of Lacibacter sediminis contains these coding sequences:
- a CDS encoding LytR/AlgR family response regulator transcription factor, which produces MRILIVEDEELAVKKLQKTLAAVDATASVIGVTDSIKATVDWLQSNQQPDLILMDIELADGQSFEVFNLTEVKSPVIFTTSYDEYALKAFKVNSVDYLLKPIQKEELQAALQKYRHLHATAKAPDGKSDMNLESLVRELQQKLQPKEYRKRFLVKHAQKLVSVEIDEIAYFYSDGRLNFFKTSDNKKYVVDYTMDELEDMLDPEKYFRISRSFYVSVSSIDKIDDYFGNRLILQLKPAVDKEALVSREKVTEFKKWMGK; this is translated from the coding sequence ATGAGAATACTTATTGTAGAAGATGAAGAACTGGCAGTAAAGAAACTGCAAAAAACATTAGCGGCGGTTGACGCAACGGCGTCAGTAATTGGCGTTACAGACAGTATAAAAGCAACAGTCGACTGGTTGCAAAGCAATCAGCAACCCGATCTTATCCTGATGGATATTGAGCTTGCTGATGGGCAGAGCTTTGAAGTGTTTAATTTAACAGAAGTAAAGAGCCCTGTGATCTTTACTACTTCGTATGACGAGTATGCATTAAAGGCATTCAAAGTAAACAGCGTAGACTATTTACTGAAACCGATACAAAAAGAAGAGTTGCAGGCAGCCTTGCAGAAATACCGTCACCTGCATGCAACTGCAAAAGCACCCGATGGGAAATCGGATATGAATCTTGAAAGCCTTGTTCGTGAGCTGCAACAGAAACTTCAGCCGAAAGAATACAGGAAGCGTTTCCTGGTGAAGCATGCACAGAAACTGGTTTCAGTTGAAATTGATGAGATCGCTTATTTCTATAGCGATGGCCGTCTTAATTTTTTTAAAACAAGCGATAACAAAAAATATGTGGTTGATTACACGATGGATGAATTGGAAGATATGCTTGATCCGGAGAAGTATTTCCGTATCAGCCGTTCATTCTATGTTTCAGTGAGCAGTATTGATAAGATCGACGATTACTTTGGTAACAGACTTATTCTGCAATTGAAACCTGCAGTGGATAAGGAAGCATTGGTGAGCCGGGAGAAGGTGACAGAGTTTAAAAAGTGGATGGGTAAATAA
- a CDS encoding GIN domain-containing protein — translation MNVKHLLTAVLLLVTTAASAQTTEKRKSAITKVNVQPFQKLVINASIDVLLIEDNEPGILYIEGDSTFFGDISVKQENGILTIGASKNKSFKYKIYIGLPVKNLAVVDIYENSFVTGMNTLKSKDLVINIYNDCVVNLKSTGKIEIRSGDDISYTFHKKLPREYRNRTGK, via the coding sequence ATGAACGTAAAACACCTGCTCACTGCAGTTCTTTTGCTGGTTACTACTGCAGCCTCAGCACAAACAACAGAAAAAAGGAAATCAGCCATTACTAAAGTAAACGTACAGCCTTTTCAAAAATTAGTGATCAACGCCTCAATTGATGTGTTATTGATCGAAGACAACGAACCAGGTATTCTATACATTGAAGGCGATAGCACTTTCTTCGGTGACATTTCCGTAAAACAGGAAAACGGAATACTAACAATCGGTGCAAGCAAAAACAAAAGCTTTAAGTATAAAATTTATATCGGGCTACCGGTAAAAAATCTTGCAGTAGTTGATATTTACGAGAACTCTTTTGTTACAGGAATGAATACCTTAAAATCGAAAGATCTTGTAATCAACATATATAACGATTGTGTTGTAAATCTGAAATCAACAGGAAAAATTGAGATCAGAAGCGGTGACGACATCAGCTATACATTTCATAAAAAACTACCCAGAGAATACAGAAACAGAACAGGAAAATAA
- a CDS encoding ligand-binding sensor domain-containing protein, whose protein sequence is MLHKLSLIFLFFCFLNSVAAQETLNYTFTHYNTSSGLLSNQVNTVVQDEQGYIWTGSVDGLQRFDGIRYKTFRHRKNDNTTIPSNPITQLLIDSSKNLWVLLSDGHIGIFSTKNFRFNEATVYALNKYATATSVKKIILDSKGDLFLLLGGHELLVYDVSKHTFVSAHKRFKIPEGWNIGDFAQQPGSGKYWFTTKDGTIAIFNEATNNLSTAFNNIDKEKIIDQFKGKITPYVYFFDSKNRVWFLNWGPGFPYIYSYDLKKNDLHLSAAELHGYLKSYYEVHGFLEQKDGSIWIRGLQVFARFNERTKIFDFVNNGYTSERSIAYEHVRGLTEDRENNIWVATNNNGLYRFNPAQHVFQNIAHINRVTERPGRGGVLAAIEMKDGTILTSAWGDGLYHYDKNLKPLPINVKGIDERLSYSIWSMFASSDSNTIWLSAQPGFIKVNQQTRTSAYYNPPALQNRTVRQLVEDKLGNLWFGMQSIGLYKWTATTGNKDYTNGIKLVTSLPANQVNKIIVDSKGLVWIAFANFGIYACDPATDKVIYHFSLDGKGAYKLPQEGVSSVLEYNDSTMIITTGSQILLFNRQTKKSKLLGNAETISGYIASLEKDRNGYVWLSSTSGLYRINIQKNLFIRFGKTDGIDNEDFILASSRRLSDGRLLFGSSNQFVAFDPVSIILNNAKPKAIITDFKVRNKSIPVDSLLKLDLINLKPGNNSVIIEFSSLQYGSSSIIQYKMDKIDKDWQSADNNNQAVYSYLPNGTYTFRLRIMDEEGRFTEQQTNLRIKMNAPFWKSWWFYSLLILAGGAIIFWLDRERMKRKEAMQEMRSGIADNLHKEVNTALNNINILSEMAKLKADKDPEKSKEYIEQIHAKSHNMMIAMDDMLWSIDPDNDNMSKTVERMKEYLDALNNRNGAEIDILVDKNVEALSLNMKLRHESFLLFKEAVKSLIYAGAQKCNIHISYEKPKLQFTMQFKNDCCDMQQLNNLLQRQDMEHRLKTIKAQLDVQVHKSSSIFVLLVPVV, encoded by the coding sequence ATGCTCCACAAACTCTCGCTCATTTTTTTATTCTTCTGTTTTCTGAACAGCGTTGCTGCACAGGAAACACTCAACTATACATTTACACATTACAATACCAGTTCCGGCCTTTTATCGAATCAGGTGAATACAGTGGTGCAGGATGAGCAGGGATATATCTGGACAGGTTCGGTTGATGGGCTGCAGCGTTTTGATGGTATCCGTTACAAGACATTCCGGCATCGCAAAAACGATAATACAACCATACCATCTAACCCTATCACGCAATTACTCATCGACAGCAGTAAAAATCTTTGGGTGTTACTTTCCGATGGGCACATCGGTATTTTCAGCACAAAGAATTTCAGGTTCAACGAAGCCACGGTTTATGCGCTTAATAAGTATGCAACAGCAACTTCAGTTAAAAAAATAATACTGGACAGTAAAGGCGATTTGTTTCTGCTGCTGGGAGGTCATGAATTATTAGTCTATGATGTAAGCAAGCACACATTTGTATCCGCACATAAACGTTTTAAAATTCCGGAAGGATGGAATATTGGCGATTTTGCACAGCAGCCGGGCTCGGGTAAATACTGGTTTACAACCAAAGATGGAACGATTGCTATTTTCAATGAAGCAACAAATAATTTAAGCACTGCTTTTAATAATATTGATAAAGAAAAAATCATCGATCAGTTCAAAGGAAAAATCACCCCATACGTTTATTTTTTTGATTCAAAGAACAGGGTTTGGTTCTTAAACTGGGGCCCCGGATTCCCTTATATTTATTCTTACGACCTGAAAAAAAATGATCTGCATTTATCTGCAGCAGAACTCCACGGCTATCTTAAATCCTATTACGAAGTACATGGTTTTCTTGAACAGAAAGATGGCAGCATATGGATACGTGGCCTACAGGTGTTTGCACGCTTTAATGAACGAACAAAAATCTTCGATTTTGTAAACAACGGTTATACATCTGAACGAAGCATTGCTTATGAACATGTTCGTGGCTTAACTGAGGATCGTGAAAATAATATCTGGGTTGCTACAAATAACAATGGATTATATCGCTTCAACCCGGCGCAGCATGTTTTTCAGAATATAGCTCATATAAACCGTGTGACCGAAAGGCCTGGGAGAGGTGGCGTTCTGGCGGCAATTGAGATGAAAGATGGCACCATCCTTACTTCTGCATGGGGCGATGGGCTTTACCACTATGATAAAAATTTAAAACCTCTCCCCATCAATGTTAAAGGTATCGACGAGCGACTTAGTTATTCAATATGGAGTATGTTTGCTTCATCAGACAGTAACACGATATGGCTTTCGGCCCAGCCGGGATTTATTAAAGTGAATCAACAGACACGAACTTCCGCTTATTATAATCCCCCGGCATTACAGAATAGAACAGTAAGACAACTTGTGGAAGACAAATTGGGTAATCTTTGGTTTGGGATGCAGTCGATCGGTTTATATAAATGGACCGCCACAACCGGAAATAAAGATTATACAAACGGCATAAAACTGGTTACATCATTACCCGCAAACCAGGTAAATAAGATCATTGTTGATTCAAAGGGGTTAGTTTGGATAGCATTTGCAAATTTTGGTATTTATGCATGTGATCCCGCAACAGATAAAGTAATCTACCATTTTAGTTTAGACGGAAAAGGTGCTTACAAACTCCCTCAGGAGGGCGTATCCTCTGTATTGGAATATAATGACAGTACAATGATCATCACTACCGGCTCGCAGATATTATTATTTAACAGGCAAACCAAAAAATCGAAATTACTCGGTAACGCTGAAACGATTTCCGGTTACATTGCGTCATTGGAGAAAGACCGTAATGGTTATGTATGGCTTTCCAGCACCAGCGGATTGTATCGTATCAATATTCAAAAAAATCTTTTCATCCGTTTTGGGAAAACAGACGGTATTGATAACGAAGATTTTATTCTTGCCTCATCAAGACGCCTGAGTGATGGCCGTTTACTTTTTGGCAGCAGTAATCAATTTGTTGCGTTTGATCCGGTTTCAATTATTCTCAACAATGCCAAACCCAAAGCAATCATTACCGATTTTAAAGTGCGCAATAAGTCAATCCCGGTTGATTCGTTACTGAAGCTTGATCTTATTAACTTAAAGCCGGGAAACAATTCAGTCATTATTGAATTCTCAAGCCTGCAATACGGCAGTTCCAGCATTATTCAATATAAAATGGATAAGATTGATAAAGACTGGCAATCTGCAGATAATAATAACCAGGCAGTGTATTCTTACCTTCCAAATGGCACTTATACTTTCCGTTTACGGATTATGGATGAAGAAGGGCGCTTTACGGAGCAACAAACAAATTTGCGGATTAAAATGAATGCTCCATTCTGGAAATCGTGGTGGTTTTACAGTTTGCTGATCTTGGCCGGTGGTGCAATTATCTTCTGGCTGGATCGTGAACGGATGAAACGGAAGGAAGCCATGCAGGAAATGCGCAGTGGCATTGCAGATAATCTGCATAAAGAAGTGAATACGGCACTCAACAATATTAATATCCTGAGTGAAATGGCAAAGTTGAAAGCAGATAAAGATCCTGAAAAATCAAAAGAATATATTGAGCAGATCCACGCTAAAAGTCATAACATGATGATTGCAATGGATGACATGTTATGGAGTATTGATCCCGACAATGATAACATGTCGAAAACGGTTGAACGCATGAAAGAATACCTTGATGCACTTAACAACCGTAATGGTGCCGAGATCGATATTTTAGTTGATAAGAATGTGGAAGCCCTTTCGCTCAACATGAAACTTCGCCACGAATCATTTCTTTTGTTTAAAGAAGCTGTGAAAAGCCTCATCTATGCAGGCGCTCAAAAATGTAATATTCACATCAGTTACGAAAAACCAAAACTGCAATTTACCATGCAGTTTAAAAACGACTGCTGCGATATGCAACAGCTCAATAATCTGCTGCAACGGCAGGATATGGAACACCGGCTCAAAACCATAAAGGCACAGCTTGATGTGCAGGTACACAAAAGCAGTTCCATTTTTGTATTACTTGTTCCGGTGGTATAA
- a CDS encoding hemerythrin domain-containing protein, which produces MKRYNIFNQVHKGLRALLYETIIKLQQTDFTDAEDADEAVQQVKIILDLFDEHAHTEDTFILPAIVEYEPSVVDAFAQEHVKDLALSNKLNGLLQAFSLTISPDAKREIGAAISNAVFEFMLFNLEHMKKEEDVLNKLLWRYYDDEVLHGITMKIIAHVPADKMPLYNKWMMRGLSNTEIIGWLKQVKNNAPEFVFDSFVDLAVNELAECRWQKIQEQLTEGAMLA; this is translated from the coding sequence ATGAAACGTTACAATATTTTCAACCAGGTACATAAAGGGCTCCGTGCATTACTTTATGAAACCATCATTAAACTGCAGCAAACAGATTTTACAGATGCAGAAGATGCTGATGAAGCTGTTCAGCAGGTAAAGATCATCCTCGATCTGTTTGACGAACATGCGCATACAGAAGATACATTCATTCTGCCCGCTATTGTAGAATATGAGCCATCAGTTGTGGATGCTTTTGCACAGGAGCATGTAAAAGATCTTGCACTCAGCAATAAGCTCAATGGTTTGTTGCAGGCTTTTTCACTCACGATTTCTCCCGATGCTAAACGTGAAATTGGCGCTGCTATCAGCAATGCAGTATTTGAATTCATGCTGTTTAACCTTGAGCACATGAAGAAAGAAGAAGATGTACTGAATAAATTATTGTGGCGCTATTATGATGATGAAGTATTGCACGGCATCACCATGAAGATTATTGCACACGTTCCGGCCGATAAAATGCCTTTGTACAATAAATGGATGATGCGTGGACTTTCTAACACAGAGATCATCGGTTGGTTGAAGCAGGTAAAAAATAATGCCCCTGAATTTGTCTTTGACTCATTTGTTGACCTTGCAGTAAATGAACTTGCAGAATGCCGCTGGCAAAAAATACAGGAACAACTTACAGAAGGAGCCATGCTGGCGTAA
- a CDS encoding MATE family efflux transporter — translation MTTINNRNRLSYIYQTFKQSLNGEEQDYTQGSIRKAVFLLAIPMILELSLESVFAVVDMFFVGKLGKNAIATVGLTESVIMIVYSVAIGLSTAATAVVARRIGEKNPDAAAHAGAQAMVLGISIAIVISIIGVIYASDILQLMGAASDVVKEGAIFTRIMLGGSVVILLLFLINGIFRGAGDAAMAMKSLWIASLLNIILCPIFIHFMGLKGAAIATVLGRSSGVAYQCWHLFKGSGLLQMKKRHFHFDGPLIRSLTTIASPATFQFIIATGSWIVLAKLVAESGGTTASAGYQIAIRNVVFFILPAWGLSNAAATLVGQNLGAKEIQRAEQSVLLAAKYNAIFMSFVTVLFVFFATPIIRIFTQEEAVVAYGARALQIIGAGYIFYGIGMVMVQALNGAGDTKTPTVINFICFWLFQIPLAYLLAKGLDLKSTGAFIAIPVAETLIALMAWYYFKKGKWKSVQV, via the coding sequence ATGACGACGATTAATAACCGTAACAGGCTTTCATATATCTATCAAACATTTAAACAATCACTCAATGGTGAGGAGCAGGATTATACACAGGGTAGCATTCGCAAAGCTGTGTTTCTCCTGGCTATTCCAATGATTCTTGAACTAAGTCTCGAAAGCGTATTTGCAGTAGTGGATATGTTCTTTGTAGGTAAGCTCGGCAAAAATGCTATTGCAACAGTTGGCTTAACAGAATCGGTGATCATGATCGTTTACTCAGTTGCCATTGGCTTAAGCACTGCTGCCACAGCAGTTGTAGCAAGACGTATTGGCGAGAAAAATCCGGATGCAGCTGCACATGCAGGTGCACAGGCAATGGTGCTGGGCATCAGCATTGCAATCGTGATCAGCATCATCGGTGTTATTTATGCAAGCGACATTTTACAGCTAATGGGCGCAGCAAGTGATGTTGTAAAAGAAGGTGCCATTTTCACCCGCATTATGTTGGGCGGAAGTGTAGTGATCCTTCTGCTGTTTCTGATCAATGGTATTTTCAGGGGAGCAGGCGATGCCGCCATGGCCATGAAAAGTTTATGGATCGCCAGTTTACTGAATATTATCCTCTGCCCCATTTTTATTCACTTCATGGGTTTAAAGGGTGCTGCCATTGCAACAGTACTTGGCCGAAGTTCAGGTGTGGCTTATCAATGCTGGCACTTGTTCAAAGGAAGTGGTTTATTACAAATGAAAAAGAGACATTTTCATTTTGATGGGCCATTGATCCGTTCACTCACAACCATTGCATCACCTGCAACGTTTCAATTTATTATTGCAACCGGCAGCTGGATCGTGTTGGCAAAATTGGTTGCTGAAAGCGGTGGCACCACAGCATCTGCTGGTTACCAGATAGCCATCCGAAATGTGGTGTTCTTTATTTTACCAGCATGGGGTTTGAGTAATGCAGCCGCAACATTGGTTGGGCAAAATCTTGGTGCCAAAGAAATACAACGTGCAGAACAAAGTGTATTGCTCGCAGCAAAGTATAATGCTATTTTCATGAGCTTTGTAACGGTGTTGTTTGTGTTTTTTGCTACACCCATCATCCGCATATTTACACAGGAAGAAGCCGTGGTTGCTTATGGTGCAAGAGCATTGCAGATCATTGGTGCGGGTTATATTTTTTATGGTATTGGCATGGTGATGGTGCAGGCGCTCAATGGAGCTGGTGATACCAAAACACCGACAGTGATCAATTTTATTTGCTTTTGGTTGTTCCAGATACCGCTTGCTTATTTATTGGCAAAGGGACTTGATCTGAAATCAACCGGCGCATTCATTGCCATACCAGTAGCAGAAACGTTGATCGCATTGATGGCCTGGTATTATTTCAAAAAAGGTAAATGGAAATCAGTACAGGTATAA
- a CDS encoding PsbP-related protein codes for MKKIVVALALVVSSAVAWAQPARIPVNDLNTGTNNKPNNNTTNSPNTTTTTSSELKKYSDPKGRYTIGYPGDWKFDDKSENAVFKITSPAENGEDKFFQYLNLQIEEINSGTTVDDYVKTNMDAVKDFVKGYREVSSMFFNRNGSRAYQIIYKGKPGEMTYDVQIKQLFCVSNGKGYVLTYLSKEGERDAYETTANKIFNSFKF; via the coding sequence ATGAAAAAGATTGTCGTAGCCCTTGCCCTTGTTGTGTCTTCTGCTGTAGCATGGGCGCAGCCGGCACGTATTCCGGTAAATGATCTGAATACAGGCACCAACAATAAACCAAACAATAACACAACAAACTCCCCCAATACAACCACTACAACCAGTAGCGAGTTGAAAAAGTATAGCGATCCTAAAGGCCGCTACACCATTGGCTATCCCGGCGATTGGAAGTTTGATGATAAATCAGAAAATGCTGTTTTTAAAATAACGTCGCCGGCAGAAAATGGAGAGGATAAATTTTTCCAGTACCTGAACCTGCAGATCGAAGAAATAAACTCCGGTACTACAGTTGATGATTATGTAAAAACAAACATGGATGCGGTAAAAGATTTTGTGAAAGGTTATCGTGAAGTTTCATCGATGTTCTTTAACCGCAATGGGTCACGTGCATACCAGATCATATACAAAGGCAAGCCTGGCGAAATGACTTATGATGTACAGATCAAACAATTATTTTGTGTGAGTAATGGTAAAGGGTATGTACTCACTTATCTAAGTAAAGAAGGAGAGCGTGATGCATACGAAACAACTGCTAACAAAATATTCAACTCATTTAAATTCTAA
- a CDS encoding peptide MFS transporter: MSETTAQKGHPKGLWVLFGTEMWERFNYYGMRAVLVLFMTKALLFDKAFASNLYGSYTSLVYLTPLIGGFIADRYWGNQRSIIAGGIVMALGEFLLFFCGSTYASSPDLSSILFFSGLGLMIAGNGFFKPNISSLVGQLYPKNDRRIDPAYTIFYMGINVGGAVGPFICGLVGDTGDPADFKWAFLAGGIGMLISVVVQLLFHKKYVLGPDKQVLGLTPAGSPSLWIKPIAIIIGLAAFSALAIGMLYIDAKVVSYLTYLLAGSAILIFFMVMTDKTLNKFEKHRVIVLFTVVFFVIFFWSAFEQAGASLTFFAEEQTQRDLGFYTVPASWFQSLNSLFVVAFAPVFAWLWLKLGKKDPSAPTKMAIGLMLLAIGYLWIAFGVKDVGAGIKVSMIWLTGMYALHTWGELCLSPIGLSLANKLAPFKYASLLMAVWFLGNAFANKLAGVLSALYPPSIAEIKKAADVGIDLEPILAKTVTPSAEVIAKLNDAGIPYKFQSILGYDINSLYDFFVLFVVMAGVASLILFALTKKLQTMMHTKEA, encoded by the coding sequence ATGAGCGAAACAACCGCACAAAAAGGCCATCCGAAAGGCCTTTGGGTTTTATTTGGCACTGAAATGTGGGAACGATTCAACTATTATGGCATGCGTGCCGTACTGGTTTTATTCATGACCAAAGCATTGCTGTTCGATAAAGCATTTGCCTCAAACCTTTATGGAAGCTATACCAGCTTAGTTTATCTCACTCCATTGATTGGTGGTTTTATTGCCGATCGTTACTGGGGAAACCAACGCTCTATTATTGCAGGCGGTATTGTAATGGCACTGGGAGAATTTTTACTCTTCTTTTGTGGATCAACTTACGCATCATCGCCAGATCTGTCTTCTATATTATTCTTTTCGGGTCTTGGTTTAATGATTGCAGGTAATGGATTTTTCAAACCGAACATTTCTTCATTGGTTGGTCAACTGTATCCAAAAAACGACAGAAGAATTGATCCTGCTTATACCATCTTTTATATGGGCATTAATGTGGGTGGTGCAGTTGGGCCGTTTATATGCGGGTTGGTAGGTGACACCGGCGACCCTGCTGATTTTAAATGGGCATTTTTAGCGGGCGGTATTGGTATGTTGATCAGCGTAGTTGTGCAGTTGCTGTTTCATAAAAAATATGTTCTTGGTCCAGATAAACAAGTGCTTGGCTTAACGCCTGCTGGGTCGCCATCTTTATGGATCAAACCGATTGCGATCATTATTGGGTTAGCAGCGTTTTCTGCGTTAGCCATCGGCATGTTATATATAGATGCGAAAGTTGTCAGCTATCTTACCTACTTACTTGCAGGTTCTGCTATCCTGATCTTTTTTATGGTGATGACCGACAAAACGCTTAACAAATTTGAAAAGCACAGAGTCATTGTATTATTCACCGTGGTATTCTTTGTGATCTTTTTCTGGAGCGCATTTGAACAGGCCGGAGCATCACTCACCTTCTTTGCAGAAGAACAAACCCAACGTGATCTTGGATTCTACACCGTTCCTGCAAGCTGGTTCCAATCGCTTAACTCTTTATTTGTTGTGGCTTTTGCACCAGTGTTTGCCTGGTTATGGTTGAAGCTGGGGAAGAAGGATCCATCGGCCCCAACAAAAATGGCCATCGGCTTAATGCTTCTTGCAATTGGTTATTTGTGGATCGCCTTCGGTGTAAAAGATGTTGGCGCAGGTATTAAAGTAAGTATGATCTGGTTAACCGGTATGTATGCGTTGCACACATGGGGCGAATTATGTTTATCACCAATCGGCTTGTCGCTTGCAAATAAACTTGCACCATTTAAATACGCTTCGTTGCTGATGGCTGTTTGGTTTTTAGGTAACGCATTTGCGAATAAGCTTGCAGGTGTGCTTAGTGCATTATATCCTCCGAGCATTGCAGAAATCAAAAAGGCTGCTGACGTGGGTATAGATTTAGAACCCATTTTGGCAAAAACAGTTACACCTTCAGCAGAGGTAATTGCCAAGCTTAACGACGCAGGTATTCCTTATAAGTTTCAATCCATACTTGGTTATGACATTAACTCGCTTTACGATTTCTTCGTGCTGTTCGTAGTAATGGCAGGTGTTGCATCACTCATCTTGTTTGCATTAACAAAGAAGCTGCAAACAATGATGCATACAAAAGAGGCTTGA
- the purD gene encoding phosphoribosylamine--glycine ligase produces the protein MNILLLGSGGREHALSWKFVQSPLCDELYIAPGNAGTALCGTNISLRVDGDFEAMEQFCRDKQIHLIVVGPEDPLVKGVYDHFDEAHKTNPFADGWLGVIGPSKYAAQLEGSKAFAKAFMERHNIPTASYKEFTDTNFDEGREYLMNHALPVVLKADGLAAGKGVIICNNHLEAVAEFDMMIHQHKFGDAGKKVVIEEFLNGIEVSVFVLTDGKNYCILPEAKDYKRIGEDDTGLNTGGMGAVSPVPFADEVFMQKVKERIIEPTINGFSEEGFVYKGFVFIGLIKVNNEPYVIEYNCRMGDPETEVVIPRLKNDLVEMLVSTAKGEVDQIKIEQDPRFAVTMVAVSGGYPGDYIKGYEITGLNQSTAETVIFHSGTIAEDDKIVSNGGRVLTVTSFGKDVAESVARSKQVLEGIRFMKMYYRSDIGYEFMGTN, from the coding sequence ATGAATATACTACTGCTTGGCTCTGGTGGCCGTGAACATGCCCTGTCCTGGAAATTTGTACAAAGTCCTTTGTGCGATGAATTGTATATCGCTCCCGGTAACGCCGGCACTGCTTTGTGTGGTACCAATATTTCTTTGCGTGTGGATGGTGATTTTGAAGCGATGGAACAATTCTGTCGTGACAAACAGATTCATCTGATAGTTGTAGGTCCGGAAGATCCACTGGTGAAAGGCGTGTATGATCATTTTGATGAAGCACATAAAACCAATCCTTTTGCTGACGGCTGGTTGGGTGTTATCGGTCCCTCAAAATACGCAGCGCAGCTTGAAGGCAGTAAGGCATTTGCCAAAGCATTCATGGAGCGCCACAATATTCCAACAGCTTCCTACAAAGAATTTACTGATACCAATTTTGACGAAGGTCGTGAATACCTCATGAACCATGCATTGCCCGTTGTGCTCAAAGCCGATGGACTGGCTGCGGGTAAGGGGGTGATCATCTGCAATAATCATCTCGAAGCTGTAGCTGAATTTGATATGATGATCCATCAGCACAAATTTGGTGATGCGGGTAAAAAAGTGGTGATCGAAGAGTTTTTGAATGGTATTGAGGTGAGCGTATTTGTGTTGACCGATGGCAAAAACTATTGCATATTACCGGAAGCAAAGGATTACAAACGGATTGGCGAAGACGATACCGGTTTAAATACGGGTGGCATGGGTGCAGTAAGTCCGGTGCCTTTTGCTGATGAGGTGTTTATGCAAAAGGTGAAGGAAAGGATCATTGAACCAACCATCAATGGCTTTAGTGAGGAGGGATTTGTGTACAAGGGTTTTGTGTTTATCGGTCTCATTAAAGTAAACAACGAGCCTTATGTCATTGAATATAACTGCCGCATGGGTGACCCTGAAACCGAGGTGGTTATCCCAAGGCTGAAGAACGACCTTGTTGAAATGCTTGTTTCAACGGCAAAAGGGGAAGTAGATCAAATAAAGATCGAACAAGACCCACGTTTTGCGGTCACGATGGTAGCTGTAAGCGGCGGGTATCCAGGCGATTATATCAAAGGGTATGAAATTACCGGCCTCAATCAATCAACTGCAGAAACTGTTATTTTTCATTCCGGCACCATAGCAGAAGACGACAAAATTGTGAGCAATGGAGGACGTGTACTTACGGTTACTTCTTTCGGTAAAGATGTTGCTGAATCGGTAGCAAGATCAAAGCAGGTACTTGAAGGCATCCGCTTCATGAAAATGTATTACCGCAGCGATATCGGCTACGAATTCATGGGCACTAACTGA